One stretch of Anolis carolinensis isolate JA03-04 chromosome 3, rAnoCar3.1.pri, whole genome shotgun sequence DNA includes these proteins:
- the ddias gene encoding DNA damage-induced apoptosis suppressor protein isoform X2 has protein sequence MNGRRLLVASVISIQNSHFVYPSCQNCFSKLFLNLKRYIETLRQEIGEADGDATPDVLFRAVENCFIGKKFVFGIKDYGKPESTISWENDSRTDRYCKALTACQMFMPNSTLIGNTVIHYLHQRQCSHFKQGLGGVCPPDLFAAFDQPSSLLSSLPSSNDLDVAPSCCADGLSALWPQSFRLTSSPASSGTAADPVDFNPSQTAYPRQKWEDNPVSLYSQSVHNSQDHHLTVTKRDVQEDKRHHLCRSQRNSINTKSQSESDSFLGREGGRSLQSPLELKRKISSSKNCTQRNYWLKKSSKPLPCQRQDASLSFPASSSFHLPSREDADSQEDPGLWDELPSSESLDEFIAKLECDKTVLSPTHFPRDGADEFHGHFNQLSSQLNIYHVNLKTEQPGENSQVLTEKIKNHKSGLPCHKVNLSPFHNSQGSHQQAFHSSLSCKGREESGHLPHQPLVLPPSYFLTEVKSRTEESCLKSEIEQEVSSSKNRLSRSCSKISSKCFKKSSLLIRDITYLNDHEHGNLFKWKETESPCNENQTPNITNIQEDSFTLVTCKKTIGNDRTNDKLLFQDNRCSFKADVGNMLQNCSNVHEASYNASADLFDSTQEPEATVGKLNSTHIFLAQENLVTKGCTTSKFTSEHSFPGSLHELNGSWNASLCSLPDPKTNSPAAALPYGPEHSLVGSLDFIPNSQSTPLARPCLQGRVLKGKESVLGKLPLSWVGAKCKRPRPALGNPSLKHLVSRFLQCTKASDATEGQQLFIQSSPVQDLPENNDEEWIPPSEKKQIQPFGIQNEKVLRKNLMRNSADCQVIENSPRSERCGIPMSSIRLLRRELSFKKQAGIKSKRQPMGKDEADGREVMNGSPGFPVFSDVRSNLSSTPRSTANVSSWSPELFSNSVQLLNTDIVSPKLSS, from the coding sequence GATTATGGCAAACCAGAGAGCACTATCTCCTGGGAAAATGACTCCCGAACCGACAGATACTGCAAAGCTCTCACTGCCTGTCAGATGTTCATGCCAAACTCTACACTCATCGGCAATACAGTTATCCATTACCTCCACCAACGCCAGTGTTCCCATTTCAAGCAGGGACTTGGAGGCGTCTGTCCGCCTGATCTCTTTGCGGCATTTGATCAACCAAGTAGTTTGCTCAGCAGCTTGCCTTCCTCTAATGACTTGGATGTGGCTCCATCGTGTTGTGCAGATGGTCTTTCAGCTCTCTGGCCCCAGTCGTTTCGTCTGACTTCCTCTCCTGCTTCTTCAGGCACAGCAGCAGATCCTGTCGATTTCAATCCAAGCCAGACTGCCTATCCTAGGCAAAAATGGGAAGACAATCCAGTTTCTTTGTATAGCCAGTCAGTCCATAACTCCCAGGACCATCATCTGACTGTGACTAAGAGAGACGTGCAGGAAGATAAGAGGCATCATTTGTGTCGTAGTCAAAGGAACAGCATCAACACAAAGAGTCAATCAGAAAGCGATTCCTTCTTAGGAAGAGAAGGTGGTAGATCATTACAAAGTCCTTtagaattaaaaagaaagatcTCATCCAGCAAAAATTGCACCCAACGCAACTATTGGCTTAAAAAATCCAGCAAACCTTTGCCTTGTCAGAGACAAGATGCTTCTCTTAGTTTCCCTGCATCATCATCTTTTCATCTTCCATCTAGAGAAGATGCAGACTCTCAAGAGGACCCTGGGCTTTGGGATGAACTGCCATCCTCTGAAAGCTTAGACGAATTCATTGCCAAACTTGAATGTGACAAAACTGTGCTGTCGCCAACACATTTCCCTCGTGATGGAGCTGATGAATTCCATGGGCATTTTAACCAGTTGTCTTCCCAACTAAACATTTATCATGTCAATTTGAAGACTGAGCAGCCAGGGGAGAACTCGCAGGTCCTGACAGAGAaaataaaaaatcacaaaagTGGCCTTCCCTGTCACAAGGTTAACCTGTCACCATTTCACAACAGCCAGGGATCTCACCAGCAAGCCTTTCACAGTTCTTTATCctgcaaaggaagggaagaatcGGGGCATCTGCCCCATCAGCCTCTGGTCCTCCCACCTTCATATTTCTTAACAGAAGTGAAATCTCGTACAGAAGAAAGTTGCTTGAAATCCGAAATTGAGCAAGAGGTCAGTAGTTCCAAGAATCGCCTTTCCAGGTCTTGTTCAAAGATTTCCAGcaaatgctttaaaaaatctAGTCTACTGATCAGGGACATCACCTATTTGAATGATCACGAACATGGTAATCTATTCAAGTGGAAGGAAACAGAAAGTCCTTGTAATGAAAACCAGACTCCCAATATCACAAATATTCAAGAAGACAGTTTTACTTTGGTAACTTGTAAAAAAACTATTGGCAATGATAGAACAAATGACAAGCTACTTTTTCAGGACAACAGATGCAGTTTTAAAGCTGATGTCGGCAACATGCTGCAGAACTGCTCTAATGTGCATGAGGCTAGTTACAATGCTTCAGCTGATCTCTTTGATAGTACTCAAGAGCCAGAAGCCACTGTCGGAAAATTGAATTCAACCCATATCTTCCTGGCACAGGAAAACCTAGTGACTAAAGGGTGTACAACATCTAAATTTACATCTGAACACAGTTTTCCAGGTTCTCTACATGAGCTAAATGGCAGCTGGAATGCATCTTTATGCAGTCTGCCTGACCCTAAAACAAACAGTCCAGCAGCTGCCTTACCATATGGGCCAGAACACAGCCTTGTAGGTTCGCTGGATTTTATTCCTAACTCCCAGTCCACTCCCCTTGCCAGGCCTTGTCTGcaaggaagggtccttaagggAAAAGAATCCGTACTTGGTAAATTGCCGCTATCTTGGGTTGGAGCCAAATGTAAAAGACCCCGTCCTGCCTTGGGAAACCCTTCATTGAAACATCTGGTCAGCAGGTTCCTGCAGTGTACAAAAGCAAGTGATGCAACTGAGGGTCAGCAGTTATTTATCCAAAGTAGCCCAGTCCAGGATCTGCCTGAAAATAATGATGAAGAATGGATTCCTCCATCAGAGAAAAAACAGATTCAGCCTTTTGGGATCCAGAATGAGAAAGTGTTGAGGAAGAACCTGATGAGGAACAGTGCTGATTGTCAGGTCATAGAAAATTCACCTCGTTCTGAAAGGTGTGGGATCCCAATGAGTTCCATTAGGTTGTTAAGGAGAGAATTGTCTTTCAAAAAGCAGGCAGGGATTAAATCCAAGAGGCAACCCATGGGCAAAGACGAGGCTGATGGCAGGGAGGTAATGAATGGATCTCCTGGCTTCCCTGTCTTTTCAGATGTCCGTTCAAACTTGTCTTCCACACCTCGCTCCACAGCTAACGTTTCAAGTTGGTCTCCTGAATTATTCTCAAACAGTGTCCAGCTTCTCAACACAGATATTGTTTCCCCAAAACTATCCTCTTGA